From the genome of Ziziphus jujuba cultivar Dongzao chromosome 4, ASM3175591v1:
CAGCTTTTGCCACACAGAAGACAGCAGAAGTATTTCCAGTAATTTGGCTGGAATTACCCAAACTCAAAGGATAAACAGCAGACCCATTTGTAAAAAGCACACCCCAATTTTTCTCTGACACAGGCCCAGGCCTCTTGTCTTCATTGAATAACTCATAAATGTAAGTATTAATGGGAAAAGTTGGCTTGCTAGGCGGACCTGAAGCGTTTAGAACTCTCCGGATTAAGTTATTGTTGAATGACTTGGCATTTTCTATACTGGCATCAGGTTCATTGGATCCACCAAACCACGGCCAGCCAGTCTCCGTAACAACAATAGGGATACCAGAGAAACCAAAAGCATCTATAGAGTAATAGTTTGCATCCACCATAGCATCAAACATGCTATTGTAGTGGAAAAGAGTGTTTGGGTCAACAATCTGCTTGACTGAAGGAAGTGGATGGAAAAGCGCATAATCAATCGGGAAAATGCCATCCCCTTTTGTGTACCCATAATATGGATAGGCATTTAACATGTAAGAGGAATTTGTGTTTTTTAAGAACTGAAGCAGTTGGTAAATTGTAGAGTTCCATGAAGAATTAAATGTGGAGGTGGAGGGGGGGAAAGGCCTAGGGATAATGTCCATGGATTGTGGAGTTGAGACTTTGACCTGAAAGTTTAGGTTTGTCGCAACTAGAGCCTTATGAAGGTTATTCATAGCGGAAACCAATACTGAGGCAGCATGAGGAATTGTGGTAAGAACCTCACTCCCAACAGCAACGGCTGTAATATTGGTCGAAGGCATGTAAGCTGCCACATTTTTATTAATCCATGCTGCTGCAGCTGACGGAGACTCTCCAATTCCTAGAACTTCCTCATTTGTGACACCAACCATTACTTCTATTCTACTGTTTGAAAGGGCTTTCAGTAGCCGAGCATTAGCATCATAAAGGCGTACATGTGTAATTTGATGGGCTttaagaattgcaacaatatctATTTCTGATGGAAGGTTGGAAACATCAGTGCCAATGTTTATCCCCACAAATGCACCTAcaagtttgaaaaaaaaggaaagagaattTCATCATGATGACAATCCTTCTCATTATTAGTAATTGAAATCTTTCACAGGAGATGCCCAAACCCCACATAATAGGGAATTCAAAAGCAGATTGCCCAGGtaacctcctttttttttttctttttttcttttttgattttattttacctGAATCCACTGAAAAGTGAAAACAGCAGCTATAGAGATAAGAATAACTTTGTTACCTAATGCATTGGCAAATATGCCAAGCAGGAGCAAAAGCACACTTCCCAGCCATCTCTTAAGCATCATCAGGGCCAATAAAACTTCAGCCTACTCCACTCCCTAACCTTGAATTCTTAAGCACTAAACTGCCAAAAATCAGTGCCGAATACAATAAGAGGTTATGAACCAAAAAGTAAGGTGCAACTCATATTAGCGGATAAAGGCCCGACCTTTAAAAATCATATACGATATTTGCCAAATAATTTGTTCATGTAAACCGAAAACTTGGGACaagtttcaattaaattttaggAAGCCCGCATTTTCCCAGCATAACTTCAAAACTAATTACGAATTGCATAAATTAAGGCCAACCAACCACTCTCAATGCATGTAATCCACTAGGACATCTAGAGGAAGAGGAATGAAGAACAAATGCAAGCAACACATCACGAGAAATGCCTCACTGGGAACCCAGATGCCAAACCCTCTCCCACTCCCTCTCCCATCGCTATCACCCCAAACGCCACAACCAAAGATAAAATCAGTGAGAAAGAACCCAGATTCAGAAACCAAGGaaagtttttcaaaaagatTCTTAGTCAAGCAGTAAACCACTAAAATGGCAAAGACCAGAAGCAGGAATCTAAGGaagaaatagttaaaaaaaaaaaaaaaaagtacctgATCCGACTATTCTAGCATCCAACAAACTTCTAGAGAATCAGAAAATCCCtgccaaaaaatcaaaaaaaaaaaaaaaaaccaacataaGCATTACATAAACACACTCacggaataaaaaaataaaaaagaaaaagaaaaatactgaaCTAGgcagaggaaaaagaaagaatataaaaaagatATAGGGAACCCCACGAAGTAAAAGCCAGTAGCTAGCTTTGAATGAGGAAGCGAGAACAGGGAGCGGTTAAACACACTTCCAGTTGCAGACCCTTGATTAACCCAGCATTAACAATAACAGgtttaagaatataataattaattctgACAAACTATGACCCACCCCATTTCAATCATAACATTGAAATGTTTAATGAAAGTTACAGTGTTTTAgctcaacaaataaataataaaataataaaacggaAAAAAAACACGTACGGGGAAGAAGGTACCAGAGCTTCAATCTTTGTTTTGGTAAATATCAGAGCTTCACTCTTAGACTGTCTGAAGCTGAGCTCAGTGACTTACTGAGACTAAGAAAGCAAGTCTCTCTAGCTTTCTTttccaatatttatttatttattttacaatatatatatatatatttttaggaaaaaaaaaaaaaaacgtaataTAGTGGTGCATAGAATAGAACATCGAAATCATCGCATTCGCTGTGTCCAGAatctttttgttattaattaataactttAGAAAAAACTGttggctatttttttttttttcaattttctttcctttttttttattaaaatatttggtAATAGCTTTCCCTCCAAAAGTCATTTTTTTCCAGCTTGAAAGAAAGAATGGTATGGAAAAGTCGTGGGGAATTGGCCGCGTTGACTGGAAGAACCGTTCAAATTTAGTAGAAATTAGTAGACAAAACCATTTaattaatcattaattttaaaataactaaatgCCCCTCCAACTCAATcgcatttattataaatattcattaaatattCAAATGGATCATGGATCGTGCTTCTTACGGCCTTTTGTTGATTGGGCTCTTTGGGCCCCTTCACACAATTTATACTTTAAtaattggctttttttttttttttccttcaataagaaaataaataataggtactGACGACTGAGGAAGACTGAGGAGATGATTGAAGTATAACgtatctttaatttaataaataaataatttttcatacaaTTCAATtacagaagaaaataaatatcatttaaaaaaaataaagatgtcttgcaatatatatatatatataaatatattgtttttacGAGAATGAACAAAcatccaacaaataataataataaaaagaaataaaaaataaaaaattctgcCTTAAACGTGGGATGGGACCCAAAAGACATGAAACCAAAATTAGAGATTGTTGTCTCGGAGACCGACCTCTGAAGGATGTCGAGAGAATTGAAGcaaatgggaagagagaatatTAAGTGAGAAAACAACGCGCTCTCTTCTGCTTCTGCTGCTTAGTTGTAAAGCAAACCTGTACTAAAATTGAATGGACAGATATACCATTTTGTCATTTGTCAAAAAggtttttcctccttttttttgggttttggatcCACTTGCACTTTCTTTGTGCCTTTTCTTTTCACCAGCTGCCAGCCGGCAACCTTGCCCAATTTCTCTCCTCCACCGCTAGCTAGCTATCTTGTATTCTTTCATTTTGAttccactttctttttttttctttttcttttttttgtccttttgttTTATGCCCCAATTTATTAGCcgttcttcttttcttttgctattaaaaaaaaaaactttttgctACTTTTACAGACCTACATTTATAATTCTTACTTTACATATCATGTTCGTTATTACATTAGACCACTTATCTCTTCAAACAAAAATTGTGTGCAGTTCTAGaataataaaaccataattcaaCGGTTGTAACAGCAGTCTCGAAAGAACAGAGAGATTCATCAGCTGCAAAGAAAAAGATATTTTGTAAAAGAGTATATATTAAagacccccccccccaaaaaaaaaaaaaaaaaaaaaaaaaaggcaagctCTCCTACTATAGCCCACTCTAAAGGAGATTCAATCCAAGAGTTTATCACACCATACATAACAGAAAAAGCTTTCTACCAAAAAGTACAATCTGAATAACATAAATACCAACAGTAATTAATCCAAAACCTTCGACACCGTTAATCATCCAACAGTAATTACCAACTTCAAACTGTTTGCAAATTCCAAGCGAAATTAAAATGATCACAAGTTACTGCTCACAAACAAATCCCACAAACACCTCATGCACTAGGAGACCTATCCCCATTTGATTCCCTTGGATAGGGATTTGGACTTTGGCTTCGGCTTCTTCTTGGGCTCTGGCTTCGGCTCCGACTCGGGCTAGGACCCCTAGCTGGGCTCTGACTGCGGCTCCTTGACCCATTATAGGGTGGCGATCGAGAGTATGACCTCTCTCGACTGTACCTTCTGTCCGCGGGTGACAAAGACCTGTCCCAAATAGAACAACCATGTCCACACTTGAAAAACAAACCATAACATATAACCAAAAGGCATCCTCCCTTCAAAAGGGGAAGCAAAGGCAAAATGCGagataaataattaacaaacaCCATACTTAAGTGGAAAAGCGACTTCACGTATCAATGAGAAATTACCTGGAGTAGTCCCTTCGCTTAGGAGGAGGTGAATAATAATCTCGGCTGCGGGACCCAGATCTCGCATGATGTGGAGGTGGGGATCTAGAATATCGAGGAGATCGAGAATAGCGAGGGGGAGAACGTCTTCGATCACGATAACGACTGCGGCTGCAAAAGTAGAATACAACTTAGAAAATCAACATCAGAAAAGCTAAACTTGTCTAAACTAAATTTATTCTTTGATTCCCCAAGTAAGCTTGAACGGTTTTACGGATTATAAAAACACCTTACTTAACAAGCAAaaccttaaaaacaaaaaaaacaaaaaaaaacaaaaagggtaaAAGTTCAACCTTCCACGCTCCCTTGCCCTCATATCAGATGGCTTCTTCCTGTTCTCCTCTGCGAACACAACAGTTACTTCCCGACCAAGTAGAATCTTGCCATCCATGTGATATTTAGCCTCAGCAGCATCAGCAGGATCTACATATTGGACAAAACCAAAACCACGAGGTTCCCTaaaaaaacagaaggaaa
Proteins encoded in this window:
- the LOC107415022 gene encoding glucan endo-1,3-beta-glucosidase 4 encodes the protein MMLKRWLGSVLLLLLGIFANALGAFVGINIGTDVSNLPSEIDIVAILKAHQITHVRLYDANARLLKALSNSRIEVMVGVTNEEVLGIGESPSAAAAWINKNVAAYMPSTNITAVAVGSEVLTTIPHAASVLVSAMNNLHKALVATNLNFQVKVSTPQSMDIIPRPFPPSTSTFNSSWNSTIYQLLQFLKNTNSSYMLNAYPYYGYTKGDGIFPIDYALFHPLPSVKQIVDPNTLFHYNSMFDAMVDANYYSIDAFGFSGIPIVVTETGWPWFGGSNEPDASIENAKSFNNNLIRRVLNASGPPSKPTFPINTYIYELFNEDKRPGPVSEKNWGVLFTNGSAVYPLSLGNSSQITGNTSAVFCVAKADADSDKLQDGLNWACGQGQANCAAIQQGQPCYLPNNLVSHASYAYNDYYQKMQSVGGTCDFDGTAMTTAADPSHGTCRFAGSSNSSTSELSPRSALTPESPGAWSTSLQVSRLQFVIPATILALMFS
- the LOC107415085 gene encoding serine/arginine-rich SC35-like splicing factor SCL33 isoform X2, yielding MRGRSYSPSPPRGYGRRGRSPSPRGRYGGRGRDLPTSLLVRNLRHDCRPDDLRRPFGQFGPLKDIYLPKDYYSGEPRGFGFVQYVDPADAAEAKYHMDGKILLGREVTVVFAEENRKKPSDMRARERGSRYRDRRRSPPRYSRSPRYSRSPPPHHARSGSRSRDYYSPPPKRRDYSRSLSPADRRYSRERSYSRSPPYNGSRSRSQSPARGPSPSRSRSQSPRRSRSQSPNPYPRESNGDRSPSA
- the LOC107415085 gene encoding serine/arginine-rich SC35-like splicing factor SCL30A isoform X1, which produces MRGRSYSPSPPRGYGRRGRSPSPRGRYGGRGRDLPTSLLVRNLRHDCRPDDLRRPFGQFGPLKDIYLPKDYYSGEPRGFGFVQYVDPADAAEAKYHMDGKILLGREVTVVFAEENRKKPSDMRARERGSRSRYRDRRRSPPRYSRSPRYSRSPPPHHARSGSRSRDYYSPPPKRRDYSRSLSPADRRYSRERSYSRSPPYNGSRSRSQSPARGPSPSRSRSQSPRRSRSQSPNPYPRESNGDRSPSA